Proteins from a single region of Paenibacillus rhizovicinus:
- a CDS encoding McrB family protein — protein MSIYDTAIRFDPHTHETKKALENTRSSLVLGVLAHDVDRYPSARDHYPITVNSKGTGILMYIRPISKEPEIISLLDNYLSSPLYVGKPKEHLGSHLPPSFKYESNHDRQVEILKQKFENKVFLFRPRITYLDNTKIFKNFEIAGNLEEWKEGTEYEPVPKITNLSSDEFELKLQQGESILLKDFDYNKIGPQYVICDDFLYYFKNGWASLDQKQWAPHNVPAITKTNVEWFNHFIFGTESLWFIDTAFLTNIPAHKWESIATIHAEDEKETPVETFDTSSSKQSAPQTAKMSDKPSSHEEHQFLEHLWNITRENGLYYSMDTLVNFHISVKTNPVTILSGMSGTGKTRLALLYAEALGLYSSTGLLEGEKNRMLVIPISPAYTEPDDLMGHLNASTNLYVPSDTGFADFLIQAQNDEQNMYMVIFDEMNLSQVEHWFAPFISRLELTEELKELQLYSSNQVCHNNAKYPPTVRLGNNLLFIGTANLDETTRNFSDRLLDRVNIVVPEKISFKEFFEARVNNRDEDDDYGSELSDKYRNRDVYRGWASGFDVWNAFTVDEMDFFEGLHRIINDADPQKGVSFRALKKIAEYIKAIPLNGENQPYLDRRLVIDLQVKQRILTKIRGSSEQFRDLIGVAADGVSTINGQLFAHFTDTTALSMSDFSNTMNEIRRKARELHMYDYAT, from the coding sequence TTGTCAATATATGATACAGCTATTCGGTTCGACCCACACACCCATGAGACAAAAAAGGCGCTTGAAAATACGCGGTCAAGCTTAGTGCTCGGGGTACTAGCTCACGATGTCGATAGATATCCTTCAGCAAGAGATCATTACCCGATCACTGTAAACTCAAAGGGAACTGGCATCTTAATGTATATTCGCCCCATTTCGAAAGAGCCTGAGATTATTTCATTATTAGATAACTACTTATCAAGCCCATTATACGTCGGAAAACCAAAAGAACATCTTGGTTCCCACCTGCCGCCATCGTTTAAGTACGAGTCTAATCATGATAGACAAGTCGAGATCCTTAAACAAAAGTTTGAAAATAAAGTGTTCCTGTTTCGGCCTCGGATTACATACCTGGACAATACGAAAATCTTCAAAAACTTTGAGATTGCCGGCAACTTAGAAGAGTGGAAAGAAGGGACTGAATATGAGCCTGTTCCTAAAATTACAAACTTATCATCCGATGAATTTGAACTCAAATTACAACAAGGGGAGTCTATTCTATTAAAAGACTTCGATTATAACAAAATTGGGCCTCAATATGTTATTTGTGATGACTTTCTCTATTACTTCAAAAATGGCTGGGCGTCTTTAGATCAAAAACAATGGGCTCCGCACAACGTGCCGGCTATCACGAAAACGAATGTTGAATGGTTCAACCACTTTATTTTTGGGACAGAATCACTTTGGTTTATTGATACGGCATTTTTAACCAATATTCCAGCTCATAAGTGGGAATCTATCGCCACTATTCATGCAGAAGATGAGAAGGAAACTCCTGTCGAAACTTTCGATACTTCTTCGAGTAAGCAATCAGCTCCACAAACAGCGAAAATGTCCGATAAGCCATCTTCCCATGAAGAACATCAATTTCTAGAGCATTTATGGAATATTACGCGTGAGAATGGTCTTTATTATTCCATGGATACGTTAGTAAATTTTCATATCTCCGTAAAAACTAATCCGGTTACAATCTTATCCGGCATGTCCGGAACAGGTAAAACTAGACTGGCTCTGTTGTACGCGGAGGCACTTGGTCTGTATTCCTCAACCGGACTATTAGAGGGAGAAAAGAACAGAATGCTAGTCATTCCAATTAGTCCAGCTTATACCGAACCTGACGATTTAATGGGGCATCTTAACGCCTCCACAAATCTATATGTACCATCGGATACAGGATTTGCTGACTTCTTGATCCAAGCGCAAAACGATGAACAAAACATGTATATGGTGATATTCGATGAAATGAACCTTTCTCAGGTTGAACATTGGTTTGCGCCATTTATCAGCCGGCTCGAGTTGACGGAAGAGCTTAAAGAATTACAGCTGTATTCATCTAATCAAGTGTGTCATAACAATGCCAAATATCCACCAACTGTACGACTCGGAAACAATCTGTTGTTCATCGGAACTGCGAATTTGGATGAAACCACACGAAATTTCTCCGATCGTCTGCTTGATCGTGTAAACATCGTCGTCCCGGAGAAAATATCATTTAAAGAATTCTTCGAAGCGAGAGTTAACAATCGAGATGAAGATGACGATTATGGTAGCGAGTTATCTGATAAATACCGGAACCGCGATGTTTACAGAGGGTGGGCTTCAGGTTTTGATGTTTGGAATGCATTTACTGTTGATGAAATGGACTTCTTTGAAGGGCTACACCGCATTATCAATGATGCTGACCCGCAAAAAGGAGTTTCATTCCGAGCACTGAAGAAAATTGCAGAGTATATCAAAGCGATTCCTTTAAACGGTGAAAATCAGCCTTACTTAGATCGACGCCTTGTCATTGACCTACAGGTGAAGCAGCGCATATTGACCAAGATTAGAGGATCAAGTGAACAATTCCGCGATCTAATAGGCGTAGCTGCTGATGGAGTGAGCACTATCAATGGTCAGTTATTTGCTCATTTTACGGATACGACCGCATTATCGATGAGTGACTTTTCCAACACCATGAATGAAATAAGACGCAAGGCCAGGGAGCTGCACATGTATGACTATGCAACCTAG
- a CDS encoding DUF2357 domain-containing protein, translating to MTMQPSIRIFHRNTYNQSWGTGELVTLYPSGLIPADATFVSVDEYDSIKIEFESNNMDDCLYIDHFSDDIEKVLRPGDSETVIRLNDTNNMPAPGHYSMRVEGPSGVWESLYLVEPRHLEWEYIHSMRKYLEDKVSGVTYDLIRRRSGMWGPEIGHGVVWFNMYRSIMEKFGNIRRHTELIIASPPEDVEKTYNLHSTSRNPDSKSIRWLQSRGLKRNAIIHQPSVFYEKRSVLTLDILENRWLLWFLRFLERQINDILMRFEMYQSSKNDEVLASSAVLQELQIELDSFSTLKYQNAFKNRNHGLNGRILEEKKKRDRLLHEASKFDANVLELKRMKGWLSRTIHDSWLSQVGEANGRTIPSLRLRKDQRFNALHRIYVQLKENLKRDMSAKKITYPHLGTAKLMEVYTVCLISDILQEQGWLWESGWVAGFNTEIPTFSELKSGDELRFHLANGYRLQLIYDGRVQRFASEEHIGFVATSQNDRPDVLLALYDSKSVFIKAMIIEVKHRNYVYLIHPQAKKESTDVNEQLKAYAHFTYIPPEKEIKRDAIDRVVCVYPKQDRGSAYEERYRKMIRLIQILPSDAEDKKAVGYELLSEQINEFINQNVQIVETM from the coding sequence ATGACTATGCAACCTAGCATTCGCATTTTCCATCGTAACACATATAATCAGAGCTGGGGTACGGGGGAACTTGTTACTCTATACCCCTCAGGTCTTATACCTGCGGACGCTACGTTCGTCTCGGTAGATGAGTACGATAGCATTAAAATTGAATTTGAATCCAATAACATGGATGACTGCCTTTACATTGATCATTTTTCTGATGATATTGAGAAAGTGTTGCGTCCCGGAGACAGCGAAACTGTTATTCGGTTGAATGACACGAATAATATGCCCGCTCCGGGGCATTATTCCATGCGTGTTGAAGGGCCGAGTGGCGTGTGGGAGTCCCTCTATTTGGTGGAACCACGCCATTTAGAATGGGAATACATTCACTCCATGCGTAAATATTTGGAGGATAAGGTATCTGGTGTTACCTATGACTTGATCCGGCGGAGGAGCGGGATGTGGGGGCCAGAAATCGGACATGGTGTGGTTTGGTTTAATATGTACCGCAGCATTATGGAAAAATTCGGTAATATCCGAAGACATACAGAGTTAATCATAGCATCCCCGCCAGAAGACGTAGAGAAGACTTATAATTTGCACTCAACGAGTCGGAATCCAGACAGTAAAAGTATTAGATGGCTGCAAAGTCGGGGGTTAAAACGAAATGCAATTATCCACCAACCATCGGTCTTCTATGAAAAGCGTTCTGTCCTTACGCTGGATATTCTTGAAAACAGATGGTTGCTATGGTTTTTACGTTTTTTAGAACGTCAAATTAATGATATTTTAATGCGATTTGAGATGTATCAAAGTTCGAAAAATGATGAAGTGCTTGCATCATCGGCTGTTCTTCAAGAACTGCAAATTGAACTCGATTCGTTTAGCACCTTGAAGTATCAAAACGCTTTTAAAAATAGGAATCATGGATTGAATGGCCGGATCCTTGAAGAGAAGAAAAAACGGGATCGTCTATTACATGAAGCTTCAAAGTTTGATGCGAACGTATTGGAGTTAAAACGGATGAAGGGATGGCTATCTAGAACCATTCATGATAGCTGGCTATCACAGGTGGGAGAAGCAAATGGGAGAACCATCCCAAGTCTTCGCTTGCGAAAGGACCAACGTTTCAACGCTTTGCATCGAATTTATGTTCAGCTTAAGGAAAATTTGAAACGAGATATGAGTGCGAAAAAGATAACATATCCTCATCTAGGCACTGCGAAGCTCATGGAAGTCTATACGGTATGTTTGATTTCGGATATCTTGCAAGAACAGGGTTGGCTTTGGGAAAGTGGTTGGGTCGCAGGTTTTAATACTGAAATTCCAACGTTTAGTGAGCTCAAATCTGGTGACGAACTGCGCTTCCATTTGGCTAATGGTTATCGTCTACAACTCATATATGATGGACGTGTACAGCGATTTGCAAGCGAGGAGCACATTGGCTTTGTAGCGACATCACAGAACGATCGTCCTGACGTTTTACTTGCTTTATACGATTCCAAAAGTGTTTTTATCAAAGCAATGATCATCGAGGTCAAGCATCGAAATTACGTTTATTTAATTCACCCTCAAGCTAAAAAGGAATCGACAGACGTCAATGAGCAATTAAAAGCATATGCTCATTTCACTTACATCCCTCCTGAAAAAGAGATCAAGCGAGATGCAATTGACCGAGTGGTATGCGTGTATCCGAAGCAGGACAGGGGAAGTGCCTACGAGGAACGGTATAGAAAAATGATCCGTCTTATTCAAATCTTGCCGAGTGATGCTGAAGATAAAAAAGCAGTTGGATACGAACTGCTTTCAGAACAAATCAATGAATTTATCAATCAGAACGTTCAAATAGTAGAGACCATGTAA
- a CDS encoding IS110 family RNA-guided transposase translates to MEAIQQKHHLSSVIIGMEPTGHYWWNLANWLTSKGLHVVLVNPATTKRNKENRDNCQSKNDPKDALVIADVVSRGYYYEHTKQTHVFQRLRTLMSDREFWVANSVRLQNRIIRWLDIRFPEYSSVFKDWTCKRSMATLKELPTPQDLAGRSTPEIISIWKTHMQRAGGTTGTQKAAELIAQARRSVGDITVLAEAKQDFVRLITEFERITELLADIGKQLHALLEEIPMAAQLRSIKGFGPIFVAAILAGAGDLRQYAHGRQLLRKAGLNLAESTSGKRKGQIVISKRGDSSLRKYLYLATIQLIGINPIFQELHQHNVQKKHMKKQQSVFKLVGKVARILIGMVHRAETFSSEKASHLVSQAA, encoded by the coding sequence ATGGAAGCTATCCAGCAAAAGCACCATCTAAGTAGCGTGATTATTGGTATGGAGCCAACAGGTCATTATTGGTGGAACTTGGCCAACTGGCTTACCAGTAAAGGATTACACGTCGTATTAGTCAATCCTGCAACGACCAAGCGTAATAAAGAAAACCGCGACAACTGCCAATCCAAGAATGACCCAAAAGATGCACTTGTCATAGCAGATGTAGTAAGCCGAGGCTACTACTATGAACATACGAAACAAACACATGTATTCCAGCGGTTAAGAACGCTGATGAGCGATCGAGAATTTTGGGTTGCAAATAGCGTTCGGCTGCAAAATCGCATCATTCGGTGGCTGGATATTCGTTTCCCGGAGTACAGTTCGGTTTTTAAGGATTGGACCTGTAAACGTTCGATGGCTACACTGAAGGAATTACCTACGCCTCAGGATCTTGCAGGACGGTCAACACCGGAGATCATTTCGATATGGAAAACACATATGCAGAGGGCAGGAGGCACTACAGGCACACAAAAGGCTGCTGAGCTCATTGCGCAAGCTAGGCGGAGTGTAGGAGACATTACAGTTTTAGCCGAAGCAAAGCAAGATTTTGTACGTCTAATCACAGAGTTTGAACGAATTACAGAACTGTTAGCAGACATCGGAAAGCAGCTCCACGCATTGCTAGAGGAGATTCCCATGGCCGCTCAGCTCCGTTCTATTAAAGGCTTTGGTCCGATCTTCGTCGCGGCCATTCTGGCAGGTGCTGGTGACCTTAGACAGTATGCACATGGACGTCAGTTACTGCGCAAAGCCGGTCTGAATCTAGCAGAAAGTACATCGGGGAAAAGGAAAGGACAGATCGTCATCTCCAAACGAGGAGATTCCAGTCTGAGGAAATATCTGTATCTAGCGACTATTCAGCTCATCGGAATTAATCCGATCTTTCAAGAATTACATCAGCACAATGTTCAAAAAAAGCACATGAAGAAGCAACAGTCTGTCTTTAAGCTTGTAGGTAAAGTGGCACGAATTCTGATCGGTATGGTCCATCGGGCAGAAACATTCTCATCTGAAAAAGCCAGCCATCTCGTTTCACAAGCAGCTTAA
- a CDS encoding YnfA family protein has product MLLTILIFVVAGLAEIGGGYLVWLWLRESKPLWYGIVGSLILIAYGIIPTLQNFPSFGRVYAAYGGVFVVLAVLWGWLIDKKTPDMYDWIGAMICIVGVSVMFWAPRS; this is encoded by the coding sequence ATGTTATTAACCATATTGATTTTTGTCGTTGCTGGGCTTGCTGAAATTGGTGGAGGTTATCTGGTTTGGCTTTGGTTACGGGAATCGAAACCGCTTTGGTACGGTATTGTCGGTAGCCTCATTCTAATCGCGTATGGGATCATCCCCACACTTCAAAATTTTCCTTCGTTTGGGCGCGTTTATGCGGCTTACGGCGGCGTATTTGTGGTTCTCGCCGTGTTATGGGGTTGGCTTATTGATAAGAAGACCCCTGATATGTATGACTGGATAGGCGCCATGATTTGCATTGTAGGTGTTTCTGTAATGTTTTGGGCTCCTAGAAGTTGA
- a CDS encoding MerR family transcriptional regulator, producing MPELSIGQLAAIADVNASTLRYYESIGLLPSPERKNGQRRYAKSLLDRINFIKVAQQTGFSIQEITVLLEGLETVASLSEQWELMAMQKRLELEQRKKQINSMIQILDSGLNCKCLSWSECLEKIENDGSC from the coding sequence ATGCCAGAACTTAGCATAGGGCAATTGGCAGCGATTGCCGACGTTAACGCTTCTACGCTGCGTTATTATGAATCCATTGGGTTACTTCCTTCACCTGAACGAAAAAACGGTCAGCGCCGGTATGCCAAGAGCCTGCTCGATCGGATCAACTTTATAAAAGTCGCGCAACAAACAGGATTCAGCATTCAAGAAATTACGGTTTTGTTAGAAGGGCTTGAAACCGTTGCATCGCTTTCGGAACAATGGGAGCTAATGGCTATGCAGAAGAGGTTAGAACTGGAGCAGCGAAAGAAACAAATCAATTCAATGATACAAATTCTCGATAGCGGCTTAAATTGTAAATGTCTGTCCTGGTCAGAGTGCTTAGAGAAAATAGAAAATGATGGATCTTGTTAG
- a CDS encoding DoxX family protein: MKPIAYWVSTISATALLFIGGILFIMQGEHQIEEMNHLGYPVYILTFLGIGRILGSVAIVIPRFPRLKEWAYAGFVIDLIAASASHAYAGDNLVEIASPLIFLVLIIVSWALRPSSRKLKAQ, from the coding sequence ATGAAACCAATCGCATACTGGGTAAGCACCATATCAGCTACAGCACTTTTATTTATCGGCGGCATTCTATTCATCATGCAGGGGGAGCACCAAATAGAGGAAATGAATCATCTTGGGTATCCGGTCTACATTTTAACGTTTCTTGGAATTGGAAGAATCCTGGGCTCTGTCGCAATAGTCATACCGCGCTTTCCACGTCTGAAAGAATGGGCGTATGCGGGCTTTGTCATTGATCTTATCGCGGCTTCAGCATCTCATGCCTACGCAGGGGACAACCTCGTTGAGATTGCATCACCATTAATATTTCTTGTACTGATTATCGTTTCTTGGGCATTACGTCCATCGAGTCGTAAACTAAAAGCTCAGTAG
- a CDS encoding MATE family efflux transporter, with amino-acid sequence MLSIALPAIGEAYLQSLLGVIDAWFIARTGLVAVNAVGVTNIYSLTYIGVFTAVSTALSVFLSRAVGAKNVEQGRSVIWHGYIIALALGLIISAATVRFAVPLLHIMGANRELEASALPYFGVVLGISPLIALFTAQSAAFRATGHTKTPLKVAVEMNAVHVVLDYVLIFGIGSIPGFGLAGAAWAMVLARLYALLRLYWKSRSVEAIRLRKEDCTWRPSVVVDMISFAVPAAAERLSMRLGQVIYFGLIVRMGINVYATHTIAGTLTVFASTVGAGFATAASVTIGQAIGSKDVAAVQSYRRWSYILSAISMTVITAAICIFSPWIGLLFTDNQQVIQLLLIVLAIDTISQPFLASTLVDTSAIQAGGNSKYPMIVTTIGIWGIRTLGVYLFAWNLGWGLPAVWASIAADNALRAVLFARYRGRGGVYHSA; translated from the coding sequence GTGTTATCCATCGCTCTGCCCGCCATTGGCGAAGCTTATTTACAGAGCCTGTTGGGTGTTATCGATGCCTGGTTTATCGCCAGAACCGGGCTTGTCGCAGTGAATGCGGTCGGCGTTACGAATATCTACAGTCTCACCTACATCGGCGTTTTCACTGCGGTGTCCACGGCCCTATCCGTTTTTCTCTCTCGGGCCGTCGGCGCAAAAAACGTGGAACAAGGTCGCTCGGTCATCTGGCACGGCTATATCATCGCTTTGGCTTTGGGACTCATCATATCGGCAGCTACCGTCCGTTTCGCGGTGCCGCTGCTGCACATCATGGGGGCGAATAGGGAACTCGAGGCGAGTGCCCTGCCTTACTTTGGCGTGGTACTCGGCATATCCCCGCTGATCGCTTTGTTTACCGCTCAATCGGCGGCGTTTCGGGCTACGGGACATACAAAAACGCCTTTAAAAGTAGCCGTTGAAATGAATGCGGTGCATGTTGTGCTCGATTACGTGCTGATTTTCGGCATTGGGTCGATCCCAGGATTCGGTTTGGCTGGAGCCGCGTGGGCTATGGTGCTTGCCCGTTTGTACGCACTGCTTCGCTTGTACTGGAAATCACGAAGCGTGGAGGCGATCCGCCTGCGTAAAGAGGATTGCACATGGCGGCCTTCGGTAGTGGTCGACATGATTTCATTCGCCGTCCCCGCAGCAGCCGAACGGCTCTCGATGCGGCTCGGGCAGGTCATCTACTTCGGTTTGATCGTGCGTATGGGCATCAACGTGTATGCGACCCATACCATTGCAGGCACGCTGACCGTATTCGCTTCAACAGTCGGCGCGGGGTTTGCCACAGCTGCGAGCGTGACCATCGGGCAGGCCATCGGAAGTAAAGACGTCGCCGCCGTTCAATCGTACCGACGCTGGAGCTACATCCTGTCGGCAATTTCGATGACTGTTATCACCGCTGCCATTTGCATCTTTTCGCCGTGGATCGGCTTGCTTTTTACGGACAACCAGCAGGTCATCCAGTTGCTGCTTATCGTTTTGGCCATCGATACCATCTCACAGCCATTTCTAGCATCAACGTTAGTGGACACCTCCGCCATCCAAGCAGGCGGAAACAGCAAATACCCGATGATTGTTACCACGATCGGCATTTGGGGAATTAGAACGCTTGGCGTATACCTATTTGCTTGGAATTTGGGTTGGGGCCTGCCCGCCGTTTGGGCCAGCATCGCCGCCGATAATGCGCTGAGGGCCGTTTTATTTGCAAGGTATCGAGGTCGGGGAGGAGTGTATCATAGTGCTTAG
- a CDS encoding YkvA family protein: MEKSIALDKLKHTARSIKQNVYVLYLSYRDPRVPWYAKIVALLVVAYAFSPIDLIPDFIPILGYLDDLIIVPLGISLALKMIPEPVLVDCRAKAEEIKKNGKPKNWFVGALFIGIWLVCAIWMGFTIYKMFK, from the coding sequence TTGGAAAAGTCTATTGCACTTGACAAACTTAAGCATACAGCAAGAAGTATCAAACAAAACGTGTACGTACTCTACCTATCTTACCGAGACCCAAGGGTTCCCTGGTATGCGAAGATAGTTGCTCTGCTAGTCGTCGCTTATGCTTTTAGCCCGATTGATTTGATTCCTGACTTTATTCCCATTCTAGGTTATCTTGATGATTTAATTATTGTTCCATTGGGAATATCACTTGCTTTAAAAATGATTCCTGAGCCAGTCCTCGTAGATTGTAGGGCTAAGGCTGAAGAAATAAAGAAAAACGGTAAGCCCAAAAACTGGTTTGTTGGAGCACTGTTTATAGGGATATGGTTAGTTTGCGCTATATGGATGGGATTTACAATTTATAAGATGTTCAAATGA
- a CDS encoding DNA cytosine methyltransferase, whose translation MHTAARLIQDYNEQVESGRRYYAFPSGFNAKILGSNDFAPIVLQAMEDQLRHPEWVPGADLFVQVNEDDRSIIIQNKAIDGADNVHEISVAHRMNRTSGQPRPLVDTCGDRYSTILCIQEKIEISVYHNGDFSQVVVRPLRFKLFEPESFDAADDERIRLLSICAGAGIGSACFQDTNYYSATMEVEIEEDYSAEVLHHNFPHSYLFLGDLRDCHTVAKADVAFVSLDCCEHSTIGDYDQGYFRNLVLGTYKILKSAEPRVLFFENVPGFYESGTYKDLRELLSNDYPYIVDPIQLQSHDFSSIALRDRTYAVYFQEKADFDLFRIPKPPIVRHKKLKEFLDPRSTVHVWKSLDSWMDSFARKRRTIMPGQTEVWKKRSLTRMLLYCNAFLVGTGATLLVTPTF comes from the coding sequence TTGCATACGGCTGCTCGCCTTATTCAAGATTACAACGAGCAGGTTGAGTCTGGTCGACGGTATTACGCATTTCCTTCGGGCTTCAATGCGAAAATACTGGGTTCGAATGACTTCGCTCCTATCGTGCTGCAGGCGATGGAAGATCAGTTGCGGCATCCGGAGTGGGTGCCGGGGGCCGATTTATTCGTTCAGGTAAATGAGGATGATCGTTCGATTATCATTCAAAACAAGGCGATTGATGGGGCTGACAACGTGCACGAAATCAGTGTTGCTCACCGGATGAACCGGACAAGTGGGCAGCCGCGGCCGCTGGTGGATACCTGCGGTGACCGATACTCGACGATCCTTTGTATTCAAGAGAAAATCGAAATCTCGGTATATCATAACGGTGACTTCAGCCAGGTTGTTGTACGCCCGCTTCGATTTAAACTGTTTGAGCCGGAATCATTCGATGCAGCAGATGATGAACGAATCCGGCTGCTCTCGATCTGTGCGGGCGCGGGAATCGGAAGTGCCTGCTTCCAAGACACAAATTACTATTCTGCTACGATGGAAGTGGAAATCGAGGAAGATTATAGCGCGGAGGTTCTGCATCACAATTTCCCGCACAGTTATTTATTTTTAGGCGATCTTCGTGATTGTCATACCGTCGCCAAGGCAGATGTTGCTTTCGTTTCTCTGGATTGCTGTGAGCACTCTACAATTGGGGACTACGATCAGGGGTATTTCCGGAATCTCGTACTCGGTACGTACAAGATTTTGAAAAGTGCTGAGCCGCGCGTGCTATTTTTCGAGAACGTGCCCGGCTTTTACGAATCCGGAACCTATAAGGATTTGCGGGAACTGCTAAGTAACGATTATCCGTATATCGTAGACCCAATTCAGCTTCAAAGCCATGATTTCAGCAGCATTGCGCTTCGTGATCGAACGTACGCGGTCTACTTCCAGGAGAAGGCAGATTTTGATCTCTTCCGAATTCCGAAGCCGCCGATCGTCCGACATAAGAAACTGAAGGAATTTTTGGATCCGCGCTCAACAGTCCATGTATGGAAGAGCCTTGATTCGTGGATGGACAGCTTTGCGAGAAAGCGGAGAACAATAATGCCTGGGCAGACCGAGGTTTGGAAAAAACGTTCGTTGACGAGAATGCTACTGTATTGCAATGCATTCCTCGTAGGTACCGGAGCCACTCTGCTAGTAACTCCTACGTTCTGA
- a CDS encoding DNA cytosine methyltransferase, with translation MQCIPRRYRSHSASNSYVLNEDRTQWRFFTVSELRRIFSIPEWFKWPAHIPITRIYEQIGQSVCGRVIRAFANEIASLFFRRYAMENKKQLVGPSSCGRVEQTSTLSFSLDQSGQMGFLV, from the coding sequence TTGCAATGCATTCCTCGTAGGTACCGGAGCCACTCTGCTAGTAACTCCTACGTTCTGAATGAAGATCGAACGCAGTGGAGATTCTTTACCGTGAGTGAATTGCGACGTATCTTTTCGATCCCCGAATGGTTCAAATGGCCGGCACACATTCCTATTACTCGGATTTACGAACAAATAGGACAATCCGTTTGTGGCCGTGTCATTCGGGCATTTGCGAATGAAATTGCCTCGCTATTTTTTCGTCGTTATGCGATGGAAAATAAGAAGCAGCTGGTCGGTCCGTCCTCCTGCGGTAGAGTAGAGCAGACTTCGACTCTATCATTTTCACTGGATCAATCCGGGCAAATGGGATTTTTGGTGTAA
- a CDS encoding replication initiation protein, producing MTDDGDQISFDFEADKISDHYIVTESNALIESRTNLDLYEERLIYILASRINPDDTHFQSCFFKVKDIADKLELTEKNFYKRIREIIQRLQRKTVVIEDKSTNSTIEAQWLSASRYFHGKGMIELEFSQMLGPYLLQLKNNFTNYKLWNVLYLKSFYSSKLYKLLKQYLPLGKRRFSTLKELKDKLEIEEGNYEKYSHLKNRVILTAQRELLEKTDIKFELEEIKNGNKIVGVVFHIFPNSKSPRLALNDAEYIDNEPITDLLGRFEINRKAASELVKEYGENQIRMNIKYVFEKQRNAEIGSVSGYIIKAIKENYAAMNPEYVPEDDKDRNTSIVELNKRIDAQVRFYDQCVKEKIHTKSEAERMQLQGIIDEINKVSDWRIRKKMRPLVENDITLPIGKKAFVFHS from the coding sequence ATGACCGACGATGGAGACCAAATTTCATTTGATTTCGAAGCTGATAAAATCTCCGATCATTATATTGTGACCGAATCAAACGCCCTAATAGAATCCAGAACGAACTTAGACCTATACGAGGAACGACTCATTTACATACTGGCTTCACGGATCAACCCAGACGATACCCACTTCCAAAGCTGCTTCTTTAAGGTCAAAGATATTGCCGACAAGCTCGAACTCACCGAAAAAAACTTCTACAAGCGAATTCGGGAAATAATCCAGCGCCTGCAGCGTAAAACAGTCGTCATCGAGGACAAGTCGACCAATTCGACCATTGAAGCCCAATGGCTTTCCGCGTCGCGATATTTTCACGGCAAAGGAATGATCGAGCTCGAGTTTTCCCAAATGCTTGGCCCGTACCTCCTCCAGCTGAAGAATAATTTCACGAACTACAAGCTTTGGAACGTCCTCTATCTTAAAAGCTTTTATTCGTCCAAATTATATAAATTGCTCAAGCAATACCTGCCTCTTGGTAAACGGAGATTCAGTACCTTGAAAGAATTAAAGGATAAGCTTGAGATCGAAGAAGGCAATTACGAGAAATACAGCCACTTGAAAAATAGGGTAATCCTAACCGCGCAGCGCGAGCTCCTCGAGAAAACGGACATTAAGTTTGAACTCGAAGAAATCAAAAATGGCAATAAGATTGTCGGCGTCGTCTTTCATATCTTTCCGAATAGCAAGTCCCCCCGCCTAGCCCTGAACGACGCGGAATACATAGACAATGAACCTATCACCGATCTGCTCGGACGTTTCGAGATTAACCGGAAGGCAGCTTCAGAGTTGGTTAAAGAGTACGGCGAAAATCAAATTCGGATGAATATCAAATATGTCTTCGAGAAACAGCGTAACGCCGAAATCGGAAGTGTCTCCGGTTACATCATTAAGGCTATCAAAGAAAACTACGCTGCCATGAATCCAGAATATGTACCCGAGGATGATAAAGACCGAAATACCTCAATCGTTGAGCTTAATAAACGAATTGATGCACAGGTGCGCTTTTATGACCAGTGTGTAAAGGAGAAAATCCACACGAAGTCTGAAGCTGAACGCATGCAGCTTCAGGGCATCATCGATGAAATCAACAAAGTTTCCGACTGGCGGATCCGAAAGAAAATGCGCCCCCTCGTCGAAAATGACATCACCCTTCCAATCGGTAAGAAAGCGTTTGTTTTCCATAGCTAA